A region from the Rufibacter sp. DG15C genome encodes:
- a CDS encoding cbb3-type cytochrome c oxidase subunit I, whose protein sequence is MSSTDISLHNDVHLEHDEHDHHDQSFIEKYIFSQDHKVIAKQFLFAGIFWAIIGGTLSSLFRLQLGFPDATFTFLEPLLGKWVEGGKLNPEFYLALVTMHGTIMVFFVLTAGLSGTFSNFLIPLQIGARDMASGFMNMLSFWFFFIASVIMFYSLFLETGPAGGGWTVYPPLSALPQAIAGSGTGMTMWLISMALFIISQLLGGVNYITTVINLRTRGMSMSKLPLTIWAFFLTAVLGLLAFPVLFSAALLLIFDRSFGTSFFLSDIYVAGEALSHTGGSPVLFQHLFWFLGHPEVYIVILPTFGIVSEVIATCARKPIFGYRAMIGSMLGIALLSFIVWAHHMFVSGMNPFLGSVFMFLTLIIAVPSAVKVFNWIATLWRGNINFTPAMLFSVAFVSLFISGGVTGIILGNSALDIQLHDTYFVVAHFHLVMGSAAFFGMFAGVYHWFPKMFGRMMDEKLGYIHFWITFAGVYLIFMPMHYIGIAGFPRRYYTWTGFDTFSTFMNLNTFITFAAVLAFFAQLFFLFNFFYSIFRGRRATENPWKSNTLEWTTPVNPGHGNWPGALPVVYRWPYDYSKPGAPEDFIPQNVPFSQTQSSNLPHERDFE, encoded by the coding sequence ATGTCTAGTACGGATATTTCATTACATAACGATGTGCACTTGGAGCACGATGAGCATGATCATCATGATCAAAGCTTCATTGAGAAGTATATCTTCAGCCAAGATCACAAAGTAATTGCCAAACAATTTCTTTTTGCCGGTATTTTCTGGGCAATCATTGGCGGTACCTTGTCAAGCTTGTTTAGACTTCAGCTGGGTTTCCCAGATGCTACTTTTACCTTTTTGGAGCCATTACTGGGTAAATGGGTAGAAGGTGGAAAGTTAAACCCAGAATTCTACCTAGCCTTGGTTACCATGCACGGTACCATCATGGTATTCTTTGTATTGACGGCTGGTTTGTCTGGTACCTTCAGTAACTTTTTGATTCCCTTGCAGATTGGCGCACGTGATATGGCCTCAGGGTTTATGAACATGTTGTCTTTCTGGTTCTTCTTTATTGCCAGCGTGATCATGTTCTATTCTCTATTCTTAGAGACGGGACCTGCAGGTGGTGGTTGGACTGTTTACCCTCCATTGAGTGCCTTGCCTCAAGCCATTGCAGGATCTGGAACGGGTATGACCATGTGGTTGATCAGTATGGCCTTGTTCATTATCTCTCAGCTGTTGGGTGGTGTGAACTATATCACAACAGTTATTAACTTGAGAACCCGTGGTATGTCAATGTCTAAATTGCCATTGACGATCTGGGCTTTCTTCTTAACTGCAGTGTTGGGTCTATTGGCCTTCCCAGTACTTTTCTCAGCTGCTCTTCTATTGATTTTTGACCGCAGCTTTGGAACAAGCTTCTTCTTATCTGATATCTATGTAGCTGGTGAGGCTTTGTCTCATACAGGTGGTAGCCCCGTTCTTTTCCAACACTTATTCTGGTTCCTAGGTCACCCTGAGGTATACATTGTAATTCTACCAACCTTCGGTATTGTTTCTGAAGTAATTGCCACCTGTGCTCGTAAGCCTATCTTTGGGTACCGCGCTATGATTGGTTCTATGTTGGGTATTGCCTTGTTATCATTTATTGTATGGGCTCACCACATGTTCGTGTCTGGTATGAATCCATTCTTAGGATCGGTGTTCATGTTCTTGACATTGATCATTGCGGTACCTTCTGCAGTAAAAGTGTTCAACTGGATAGCCACTCTTTGGAGAGGTAATATCAACTTCACTCCAGCTATGTTATTCTCAGTGGCATTCGTGTCATTGTTCATTTCTGGTGGTGTGACTGGTATCATCTTAGGTAACTCAGCGCTAGATATTCAGTTGCATGATACCTACTTTGTAGTAGCTCACTTCCACTTGGTAATGGGTAGCGCTGCTTTCTTCGGGATGTTTGCCGGTGTGTACCACTGGTTCCCTAAGATGTTTGGCAGAATGATGGATGAGAAGTTAGGCTATATCCACTTCTGGATTACGTTTGCTGGTGTTTATCTTATCTTCATGCCTATGCACTACATTGGTATTGCGGGCTTCCCTAGAAGATATTACACTTGGACTGGTTTTGATACATTCAGCACGTTCATGAACTTGAACACTTTTATCACGTTTGCTGCGGTTCTTGCCTTCTTTGCTCAATTGTTCTTCTTGTTCAACTTCTTCTACAGCATCTTTAGAGGAAGACGCGCCACAGAGAACCCTTGGAAGTCTAACACGCTTGAGTGGACTACTCCAGTAAATCCAGGTCACGGTAACTGGCCAGGCGCTTTACCAGTGGTATACAGATGGCCATATGATTATAGCAAGCCTGGTGCCCCAGAGGACTTTATTCCACAGAACGTACCATTCTCTCAAACGCAGTCATCTAATTTGCCGCACGAGAGAGACTTTGAGTAG
- the cyoE gene encoding heme o synthase, which yields MFVQSVTSSSPASSVMTKATAYFQLLKFRLSFTVSFSSAIGFILGNPSAPWTDSIIVMLGGLLVTGAANIINQILEKDLDKLMKRTAKRPLPTGVLTVQEAIVYCILLCIAGTCLLGFYFNWLAAAFSFLSLLLYGFFYTPLKQISPISVFVGAFPGALPPLIGWVAARGYIGVEAWILFGIQFIWQFPHFWAIAWVLDDDYKKAGFKMLPMSGGKNLKTAFHIMTYTLLLIPLSLLPLQFGMAGKTSAFIAVVCGVLFLMQTFYLMHTCSKRAAMNIMFGSFLYLPIVQIAFVVDRL from the coding sequence ATGTTCGTACAAAGCGTAACCTCCAGTTCCCCGGCTTCATCAGTTATGACAAAAGCTACCGCATATTTTCAGCTCCTTAAATTCAGGCTATCCTTTACGGTATCTTTTTCTAGTGCTATTGGTTTTATTCTAGGGAATCCTTCTGCTCCTTGGACAGATTCTATTATTGTCATGTTAGGTGGCCTCTTAGTTACTGGGGCAGCTAATATCATCAATCAGATTCTGGAAAAGGATTTGGATAAGTTGATGAAGCGTACTGCCAAGCGTCCTTTGCCAACAGGGGTTTTGACGGTACAAGAAGCAATTGTGTATTGTATTCTACTATGCATTGCAGGCACATGTTTACTAGGGTTTTACTTTAATTGGTTAGCCGCGGCGTTTTCTTTTCTATCATTGCTGCTATACGGTTTCTTTTATACTCCCCTTAAGCAGATTTCTCCAATTTCTGTTTTTGTAGGTGCTTTTCCGGGAGCTTTGCCTCCCTTGATTGGTTGGGTAGCGGCCAGGGGGTATATAGGAGTGGAGGCCTGGATTTTATTTGGTATACAGTTTATATGGCAGTTCCCGCATTTCTGGGCTATTGCCTGGGTATTGGATGATGATTACAAGAAGGCGGGTTTCAAGATGCTTCCAATGTCTGGAGGCAAGAACCTGAAGACTGCTTTCCATATCATGACCTATACCTTGTTGTTGATTCCTCTGAGTCTTTTGCCATTACAGTTTGGCATGGCAGGTAAGACTTCTGCATTTATTGCGGTGGTATGTGGGGTGTTGTTTTTAATGCAGACGTTTTATTTAATGCATACATGTTCTAAGCGCGCAGCCATGAACATTATGTTTGGTTCTTTCTTATACTTACCTATTGTACAGATAGCGTTTGTAGTAGACAGGCTTTGA
- a CDS encoding heme A synthase, whose amino-acid sequence MSKSFSSKRFRNIGVLTIASVYFLILVGGIVRSTGSGMGCPDWPKCFGMWVPPTTLEELPDNYLEVYQEKRIAKNKRMGNMLGNLGFTQAAKEIFDHPNQYIETAFNPTKTWIEYINRLVGVTIGILIFLTVIFAWPYRKQDPKVFWAAFASFLLVGFQGWLGSLVVSTNLLPEMVTVHMALSLVLLALLIYCVVRAKREQIYQEAVTPESWVMPLLIIGLILTFVQIILGTQVREEVDMIAFNMDGLNREGWIGQLSSTFYVHRSLSILFVLVNVALVFKINQLQNQALKRLGFWLVVSIGLEILVGIILAYFALPAFAQPLHLVIGTAIFGIQFLLLMQYFYAQNSFKRFNGTVA is encoded by the coding sequence ATGAGTAAATCTTTTAGTAGTAAAAGGTTTAGAAATATAGGAGTACTCACTATTGCTTCTGTTTATTTTTTAATCTTAGTAGGGGGGATCGTCCGGAGCACGGGGTCCGGAATGGGATGTCCAGACTGGCCGAAGTGTTTTGGAATGTGGGTCCCCCCCACTACGTTAGAGGAGTTGCCAGATAACTACCTGGAGGTATACCAAGAGAAGCGTATTGCCAAGAATAAACGAATGGGCAATATGCTAGGCAATTTGGGTTTTACCCAAGCTGCTAAAGAAATCTTTGATCATCCTAACCAGTACATTGAGACGGCTTTCAACCCTACTAAAACTTGGATTGAATACATTAACAGATTGGTAGGGGTGACCATTGGGATTTTAATCTTCCTGACTGTCATTTTTGCCTGGCCTTATAGAAAGCAAGATCCAAAAGTGTTTTGGGCAGCATTCGCCTCCTTTTTACTAGTAGGGTTTCAAGGGTGGTTAGGATCATTGGTAGTGTCCACTAACTTGTTGCCAGAGATGGTAACGGTGCATATGGCCTTGTCTTTGGTCTTATTGGCTTTGCTTATTTATTGTGTAGTAAGAGCAAAGAGAGAGCAAATTTACCAAGAAGCTGTTACTCCTGAATCTTGGGTAATGCCTCTCTTAATAATAGGCTTAATCTTGACCTTTGTACAGATTATTCTAGGTACCCAGGTACGGGAAGAGGTTGATATGATTGCCTTTAATATGGATGGCTTGAACAGGGAAGGATGGATAGGACAGTTAAGTAGTACATTCTATGTACATCGTTCTTTGTCTATTTTATTTGTCTTGGTAAACGTGGCCCTTGTGTTCAAAATTAACCAGTTGCAAAACCAAGCTCTAAAACGCTTGGGATTTTGGTTAGTGGTTTCTATTGGGTTAGAAATTTTAGTAGGAATCATATTGGCCTACTTTGCATTACCAGCGTTTGCTCAACCTTTGCATTTAGTCATTGGAACGGCCATTTTTGGAATACAATTTTTACTTCTGATGCAGTATTTTTACGCACAGAACTCATTTAAACGTTTTAACGGTACAGTGGCTTAA
- a CDS encoding cytochrome c oxidase subunit 3 produces the protein MEVNTEVQPVQRRINPLIFMLALLLVSIIMMFAAFTSAYIVRREEGNWLEFDLPSVLLVNTIVIVLSSIFMQWAYVSAKRDNLKNLKIALLLTIVAGAAFLVGQWEGWGQLVQDKVFFGGSTANPSGSFLYVLTGVHAFHLITGLVFLIIVVISALKYKVHSKNLTRIELCTIYWHFLGALWIYLYVFLILNH, from the coding sequence ATGGAAGTAAATACAGAAGTACAACCAGTGCAACGACGGATTAATCCGTTGATTTTTATGCTGGCTTTGTTGTTGGTAAGCATCATAATGATGTTCGCCGCTTTCACTAGTGCCTACATAGTGCGTCGTGAAGAAGGGAACTGGCTAGAGTTTGATTTGCCTTCAGTACTGTTGGTAAATACGATTGTTATTGTCTTGAGCAGTATTTTTATGCAGTGGGCGTACGTGTCTGCCAAGAGAGACAATTTAAAAAACTTGAAGATTGCCTTACTCTTAACCATTGTGGCTGGAGCTGCTTTCTTGGTAGGACAATGGGAAGGCTGGGGACAGCTGGTGCAAGACAAAGTCTTCTTTGGGGGCAGTACAGCTAATCCATCGGGTTCGTTTTTATATGTCTTGACGGGAGTTCACGCATTTCACTTAATTACGGGCTTAGTTTTTCTAATTATTGTAGTAATTTCGGCGCTTAAGTATAAAGTACACTCTAAGAATCTAACAAGAATTGAGCTGTGTACCATCTACTGGCATTTTTTGGGCGCCCTTTGGATCTACTTATACGTATTCTTAATCTTGAACCATTAA
- a CDS encoding cytochrome c oxidase subunit II translates to MITIVVALSILLLLVILYLLFRIQILASIFKGSYRQDIGKSNKVNATLMLLFMVIMGGLFIWSFLDSKDDMMVPNASVHGIDIDQMFWTTMIVIGIVFVITHILLFVYSYKYQHKEGKRAYYYPHNNKIEIIWTVIPAIVMALLVFSGWKTWAKITSPAPTEAVVLEIMGKQFNWMVRYPGADNKLGVTKTTLINATNEFGIDFTDKNAMDDFMPREIHVPKGTPVLLKIRARDVIHSVFLPHFRVKMDAVPGMPTSFWFIPTKTTAEMQSETGNAEFKYELACTEVCGRGHFAMKFTLVVDEPEDYQKWLKEQKAFVTENPGVLANGGKATPVAVNTPSAPAGN, encoded by the coding sequence ATGATTACGATTGTTGTAGCACTATCAATCCTCCTTTTACTAGTCATTCTTTACCTTCTGTTTAGAATCCAGATTTTGGCTTCTATCTTTAAGGGAAGCTATCGTCAAGACATAGGGAAGAGTAATAAAGTCAATGCCACCTTGATGCTGTTGTTCATGGTGATCATGGGAGGACTATTCATTTGGTCTTTCTTAGATTCCAAGGATGACATGATGGTTCCAAATGCCTCTGTTCATGGAATAGACATAGACCAAATGTTCTGGACTACCATGATCGTTATTGGCATTGTATTCGTGATTACCCATATTCTGCTATTTGTTTATTCTTACAAATACCAGCATAAAGAAGGTAAACGGGCTTACTATTACCCGCACAATAACAAGATTGAAATAATCTGGACCGTAATACCTGCCATTGTTATGGCGCTATTGGTATTCTCTGGTTGGAAAACTTGGGCTAAAATCACAAGTCCAGCTCCTACGGAAGCCGTTGTGTTAGAAATCATGGGCAAGCAGTTTAACTGGATGGTTCGCTACCCAGGTGCTGATAACAAGTTAGGTGTTACCAAGACTACCTTGATCAATGCCACTAATGAATTTGGTATTGACTTTACGGACAAGAATGCCATGGATGACTTTATGCCCCGTGAGATTCACGTGCCTAAAGGAACGCCAGTGTTGTTGAAAATTAGAGCAAGAGATGTGATTCACAGTGTATTCCTTCCTCACTTTAGAGTGAAGATGGATGCTGTACCTGGCATGCCAACCTCTTTCTGGTTTATTCCTACCAAAACAACTGCTGAGATGCAGTCTGAAACGGGCAACGCAGAATTCAAATATGAATTGGCTTGTACTGAGGTTTGTGGAAGAGGTCACTTTGCTATGAAGTTTACCTTGGTGGTAGATGAACCGGAAGATTATCAGAAATGGTTGAAAGAGCAGAAAGCATTTGTGACAGAGAACCCTGGTGTCCTTGCAAATGGTGGAAAGGCTACTCCTGTAGCGGTGAATACCCCTTCTGCTCCTGCTGGAAACTAG
- a CDS encoding cytochrome c oxidase subunit 3, with product MSQTTTFEQPNTGTWDGGNEPFKASYGKLMMWFFLLSDAFTFAAFLTTYGLSRHRHQAYEGTSEAFTFSTQWWPIPDKVFNAFPFFHGVDWPLAFVALMTMILILSSVTMVLAVEAGHRMDKNDVQKWLMWTILFGSMFLGCQAWEWSHFIAGTDEGMKVADGSVIHGANLIVNQYGPPLFADLFFFITGFHGGHVFSGVILLIMIFINTVNGVYQRRGHYEMVEKVGLYWHFVDLVWVFVFTFFYLV from the coding sequence ATGTCGCAAACTACTACATTTGAGCAGCCTAATACCGGCACTTGGGATGGAGGGAACGAGCCCTTTAAGGCGAGTTATGGCAAACTGATGATGTGGTTTTTCCTGTTGTCAGATGCCTTTACCTTTGCTGCTTTCTTGACTACCTATGGATTAAGCCGTCACCGTCACCAAGCCTATGAGGGAACCTCTGAAGCCTTTACCTTCTCTACCCAGTGGTGGCCAATTCCAGATAAAGTTTTCAACGCATTTCCTTTCTTCCATGGAGTTGACTGGCCGTTGGCGTTTGTGGCATTAATGACCATGATTTTGATCTTGAGCTCCGTGACCATGGTATTGGCCGTAGAGGCAGGTCATAGAATGGACAAGAATGATGTACAGAAGTGGCTAATGTGGACCATTCTGTTTGGTTCTATGTTCTTGGGTTGTCAGGCATGGGAGTGGTCTCACTTTATAGCCGGTACGGATGAAGGCATGAAAGTGGCAGATGGATCTGTGATTCATGGGGCAAACCTCATTGTGAATCAATATGGTCCTCCCTTGTTTGCTGACTTGTTCTTCTTCATCACTGGTTTTCACGGTGGTCACGTTTTCAGTGGCGTTATCTTGTTGATCATGATTTTCATCAACACCGTAAATGGTGTGTATCAAAGAAGAGGACACTATGAAATGGTGGAAAAAGTAGGTCTTTACTGGCACTTTGTAGACTTAGTGTGGGTATTCGTGTTTACCTTCTTCTACCTGGTATAA